The following proteins are encoded in a genomic region of Herminiimonas arsenicoxydans:
- a CDS encoding putative Cobyrinic acid a,c-diamide synthase CbiA (Evidence 3 : Function proposed based on presence of conserved amino acid motif, structural feature or limited homology; Product type pe : putative enzyme) — protein MVMSSPTNSARIILISGIASGQGKTTVTAALARKLIRQGLRVRVFKTGPDYLDPMILQRASGAEVYALDLWMVGLDDCRRLLARAASEVDVILIEGVMGLYDGDPSSADLARAFGVPVVVVLDAAKMAQTVGAVVLGLQQYGPVDLAGVIVNRLASPSHASMVTRGIRNVPILATLPKQQQALPERHLGLVQPDEIAQVDQVLDQLADQIEIDMVAWDAIAPVVLDGSLAAASTQQLLAGKTIAIARDAAFAFVYHANLECLRAAGAQLKFFSPLNDETIPAEADAVYIPGGYPELHCATLSSAQRWQDSMRAAHVRNMPILAECGGMMVIADSLIDAQGKKWPMVGLIPGEVAMQGKLAGLGMQSLATEDGELRGHAFHYSTLSTPVEPQAQTVKRSNGAHGEAVYKQGALTATYFHAYFSSCPAATARIFSPEIKA, from the coding sequence ATGGTAATGAGTAGTCCGACCAATAGCGCACGCATCATCCTGATTTCCGGCATCGCTTCCGGTCAGGGTAAAACGACAGTCACGGCCGCTCTGGCGCGCAAGCTGATCCGTCAGGGTTTGCGTGTGCGCGTCTTCAAGACCGGACCGGATTATCTTGATCCCATGATCCTGCAACGCGCGAGCGGGGCTGAAGTATATGCACTTGATTTGTGGATGGTCGGTCTGGACGATTGCCGCAGATTGCTGGCCAGGGCGGCAAGCGAAGTCGATGTGATCCTGATCGAAGGCGTGATGGGTTTGTACGATGGTGATCCATCATCGGCCGATCTGGCGCGTGCTTTTGGCGTGCCGGTAGTGGTCGTGCTGGATGCTGCGAAAATGGCGCAGACTGTGGGCGCGGTGGTGCTCGGTTTGCAGCAGTATGGTCCGGTTGATCTGGCTGGCGTAATCGTCAACCGACTCGCCAGCCCGTCGCACGCCAGCATGGTAACGCGCGGAATCCGTAATGTACCTATCCTGGCGACTCTGCCCAAGCAACAACAAGCATTGCCGGAGCGGCATCTGGGACTGGTGCAGCCGGATGAAATCGCGCAGGTCGATCAGGTGCTGGACCAGCTTGCCGATCAGATCGAGATTGATATGGTGGCATGGGATGCCATTGCGCCAGTTGTGCTGGATGGGAGTCTTGCCGCAGCGAGCACGCAGCAATTACTGGCCGGTAAAACAATTGCGATTGCGCGTGATGCGGCTTTTGCCTTTGTCTATCACGCCAATCTGGAATGCTTGCGCGCCGCCGGTGCGCAGCTGAAATTCTTTTCCCCGTTGAATGATGAAACGATTCCGGCGGAAGCGGATGCGGTCTATATCCCCGGTGGTTATCCGGAGCTGCATTGTGCGACGCTCTCGTCGGCGCAACGCTGGCAGGATTCCATGCGTGCCGCACACGTACGGAATATGCCGATACTCGCAGAATGCGGCGGCATGATGGTGATTGCAGACAGCCTGATCGATGCGCAAGGGAAGAAGTGGCCCATGGTCGGTTTGATCCCGGGCGAAGTGGCCATGCAAGGCAAGCTGGCTGGTCTGGGTATGCAGTCGCTGGCAACGGAAGATGGCGAATTGCGCGGACATGCCTTCCACTATTCAACGCTGAGTACGCCGGTCGAGCCGCAGGCACAGACGGTCAAGCGATCGAATGGCGCTCATGGCGAGGCAGTGTACAAACAAGGTGCATTGACCGCGACATACTTCCACGCCTATTTCTCATCGTGTCCGGCGGCGACGGCACGTATTTTTTCTCCTGAAATAAAAGCATGA
- a CDS encoding putative cobalamin biosynthesis protein CbiB (Evidence 3 : Function proposed based on presence of conserved amino acid motif, structural feature or limited homology; Product type pe : putative enzyme), with protein sequence MMLGVLLDMRLGEATRWHPLVGFGNLAIRIEKKLNTGGSRIVRGAVAWMLIVLPLVLVAWLLTFWLAQFDLLLAFGVHALLLYFGLGLRSLRDHTLPIAHALMDGDLSQARLLTARIVSRDTTQAQEADLAKAGVESLLENGNDAVFGTLFWFVLAGGPGVVLFRFANTLDAMWGYRTQRFNEFGRVAARIDDVLNFIPARLTALSYAVLGNAKQAWQCWRVQAPAWSSPNAGPVMSAGAGALGISLGGAAIYDGEVEQRPPLGIGPAAAGKDIARAWRLVVLTTVLWLALICIAAVIAGVVHA encoded by the coding sequence ATGATGCTGGGCGTGCTGCTGGATATGCGTCTGGGCGAAGCAACGCGCTGGCATCCGCTGGTCGGCTTCGGCAATCTGGCGATACGCATCGAAAAGAAACTCAACACCGGTGGCTCGCGGATTGTACGTGGCGCAGTGGCATGGATGCTGATTGTCTTGCCATTGGTATTGGTTGCCTGGCTGCTGACTTTCTGGCTGGCGCAATTCGATCTTTTGCTAGCATTTGGCGTGCATGCTTTGCTGCTTTACTTCGGCCTCGGCTTGCGCAGTCTGCGTGATCACACCTTGCCGATAGCACATGCATTGATGGACGGCGATTTATCGCAGGCGCGCCTGTTGACTGCACGCATCGTCAGCCGCGATACAACTCAGGCGCAAGAAGCTGACTTGGCAAAAGCCGGCGTTGAGTCCCTGCTGGAGAACGGGAATGATGCGGTGTTCGGCACCTTGTTCTGGTTTGTCCTGGCCGGTGGTCCCGGTGTTGTCTTGTTCCGTTTTGCAAATACCCTCGATGCGATGTGGGGTTACCGCACGCAGCGTTTCAATGAATTCGGTCGTGTCGCAGCGCGCATCGACGATGTCTTGAATTTTATTCCGGCGCGCCTGACTGCGTTGTCTTACGCGGTGCTCGGAAATGCCAAGCAGGCCTGGCAGTGCTGGCGTGTGCAAGCTCCCGCCTGGTCCAGCCCGAATGCCGGGCCGGTAATGTCGGCAGGTGCGGGTGCCCTGGGCATATCGCTGGGCGGTGCCGCGATTTACGATGGCGAAGTGGAACAGCGTCCGCCGCTGGGTATCGGCCCTGCAGCCGCCGGCAAGGATATCGCCCGCGCCTGGCGTCTGGTGGTCTTGACGACGGTCTTGTGGCTGGCGCTGATTTGCATTGCAGCTGTGATAGCGGGAGTTGTCCATGCTTGA
- the cobU gene encoding Bifunctional adenosylcobalamin biosynthesis protein cobU [Includes: Adenosylcobinamide kinase ; Adenosylcobinamide-phosphate guanylyltransferase ] (Evidence 2a : Function of homologous gene experimentally demonstrated in an other organism; PubMedId : 1655696; Product type e : enzyme): MTRTLVIGGARSGKSAHAEALATAAGKPVVYIATAQAGDAEMQARIAHHRARRDSHWVTVEEVLTLGAAIEKHSTPDNLVMVDCLTVWLSNLLFAEKNQFPEIGAIDAPACFTEQRAALLQALMQARGDVILVSNEVGQGIVPQGAVSRWFVDEAGRLNQAVAAACERAVLVVAGLPLALKG, translated from the coding sequence ATGACACGCACACTGGTAATAGGCGGTGCCCGTTCAGGCAAAAGCGCACATGCCGAAGCGCTGGCGACTGCAGCCGGCAAGCCAGTGGTCTATATCGCGACGGCGCAAGCCGGCGATGCAGAAATGCAGGCACGAATTGCGCATCATCGCGCGCGACGCGATAGCCATTGGGTGACGGTAGAGGAAGTGTTGACGCTGGGTGCTGCGATTGAAAAACACAGTACGCCGGACAATCTCGTCATGGTGGATTGCCTGACGGTCTGGCTTTCCAATCTGCTGTTTGCAGAAAAAAACCAATTCCCGGAAATCGGCGCCATCGATGCGCCAGCCTGTTTCACTGAGCAGCGCGCCGCTTTGCTGCAAGCGCTGATGCAAGCCAGGGGCGATGTGATTCTGGTGTCGAATGAAGTCGGACAGGGCATCGTGCCGCAAGGTGCGGTATCGCGCTGGTTTGTCGATGAGGCGGGGCGTCTGAATCAGGCGGTGGCCGCGGCTTGTGAGCGTGCCGTATTGGTGGTCGCCGGTTTGCCGCTGGCGCTGAAGGGTTGA
- the cobQ gene encoding cobyric acid synthase (Evidence 2a : Function of homologous gene experimentally demonstrated in an other organism; PubMedId : 10966576; Product type e : enzyme) — MKFPFPTLMVQGTTSDAGKTTLVAALCRLLAQQGVRVVPFKPQNMALNSAVTADGGEIGRAQALQAVAAGLPPHTDMNPILLKPSSDTGAQVIIHGRARNDMNARDYHAYKPIAMQAVLESYGRLSAQYETVLVEGAGSPAEVNLRDRDIANMGFAEAVDCPVILVADIDRGGVFAHIIGTLACLSESERKRTIGFVINRFRGDISLLEPGLRWLEEQTGKPVLAVLPYLHGLFLDAEDAVEQTQTARGAFRIVVPVPPRISNHTDFDALRAHPDVDLQLIGPGQPIPAADLIILPGSKNTRGDLDWLIANGWREALIRHARYGGKIIGICGGYQMLGKTIADPQGVEGLPGISQGLALLDITTVLTPEKQLEQVHGMCAFADTDAAVSGYEIHMGLSEGEACSHPAFVIAGRPEGARSADDQILGSYLHGMFDTPSACSALLRWAGLDSDVAVDTARLREASLDRIAQAAQPLLDALCALDPPTA, encoded by the coding sequence GTGAAATTTCCTTTCCCTACATTGATGGTGCAGGGCACCACTTCCGACGCCGGTAAAACCACCTTGGTCGCGGCCTTATGCCGCTTGCTGGCACAACAGGGTGTGAGGGTTGTGCCGTTCAAGCCGCAGAACATGGCATTAAACAGTGCAGTGACGGCAGACGGCGGCGAGATCGGTCGTGCACAAGCCCTGCAGGCGGTGGCTGCCGGACTGCCGCCGCATACCGATATGAATCCCATCCTGCTCAAACCATCGAGCGACACCGGTGCGCAAGTAATCATTCATGGCAGAGCGCGCAACGACATGAATGCGCGTGACTATCACGCGTACAAGCCGATAGCGATGCAGGCGGTGCTGGAGTCGTATGGACGTTTGAGTGCGCAATACGAAACCGTATTGGTGGAAGGGGCAGGCAGTCCGGCTGAAGTGAATTTGCGCGATCGCGATATCGCCAATATGGGTTTTGCCGAGGCGGTCGATTGCCCGGTCATCCTGGTCGCCGATATCGATAGAGGCGGCGTGTTCGCGCACATCATCGGCACGCTGGCTTGCCTGTCGGAGAGCGAACGCAAGCGCACGATCGGTTTCGTCATCAATCGTTTTCGCGGCGATATCAGTTTGCTGGAGCCCGGCCTGCGATGGCTGGAAGAACAAACCGGCAAGCCGGTGCTGGCTGTGCTGCCGTATCTGCACGGTCTGTTTCTCGATGCCGAAGATGCAGTGGAACAAACACAAACCGCGCGCGGTGCTTTCCGCATCGTCGTACCGGTGCCGCCGCGTATCAGCAATCACACGGATTTCGATGCGTTGCGTGCGCATCCGGATGTCGATCTGCAATTGATAGGACCGGGGCAACCGATTCCGGCTGCCGATCTGATCATCCTGCCGGGCAGCAAAAATACGCGTGGCGATCTGGATTGGCTGATTGCGAATGGCTGGCGTGAGGCATTGATCCGTCATGCGCGCTACGGCGGCAAGATCATCGGTATCTGCGGCGGCTATCAGATGCTTGGCAAGACGATAGCCGACCCGCAAGGAGTGGAAGGCTTGCCGGGCATTTCGCAAGGTTTGGCTTTGCTGGATATCACTACCGTGCTGACGCCGGAAAAGCAGCTGGAGCAGGTCCACGGTATGTGTGCGTTTGCAGATACGGATGCCGCCGTCAGCGGTTACGAAATCCACATGGGGCTTTCCGAAGGCGAAGCATGCTCGCATCCTGCTTTTGTCATAGCTGGCCGCCCCGAAGGCGCGCGTTCTGCCGATGATCAGATTCTCGGCAGCTATCTGCACGGGATGTTCGATACGCCTTCGGCCTGTTCCGCATTGCTACGCTGGGCCGGACTTGATAGCGACGTCGCGGTTGATACGGCGCGTTTGCGGGAAGCCAGTCTGGACCGCATTGCGCAAGCTGCGCAGCCGCTGCTGGATGCGCTTTGCGCACTGGACCCTCCGACGGCCTGA
- a CDS encoding Conserved hypothetical protein, putative porin (Evidence 4 : Homologs of previously reported genes of unknown function) translates to MKLLRGSVPAALSVCCASTWAMHPMVTDDTATQGRQRSQIEINTDWVRGRGYDGRIADFTYTYGLSDSVDIALDMPSNLSSPAGLNDVAIGFKWRFAEMDGISFAVTPTLALSTGSEQRGLSNGTYNPGAALIGSYATGSWVWLANVGIVSNRYRQNELRAANRAIIRRASLAVTYAIDPQWTVVADTGIAQNMRRSEQGNPAYFLFGAVYSPNQTIDLDAGIKFGLKNVGPSRQVGVGLTVHF, encoded by the coding sequence ATGAAATTACTACGCGGCTCCGTACCAGCGGCCCTGTCCGTATGTTGTGCGTCGACATGGGCGATGCATCCCATGGTGACCGACGATACTGCCACTCAGGGGCGGCAGCGTTCGCAAATCGAGATCAATACCGATTGGGTCAGAGGTCGTGGTTACGATGGCCGGATTGCTGACTTTACCTATACCTACGGCCTTTCCGACAGCGTCGATATCGCACTCGACATGCCTTCCAATTTGTCTTCTCCTGCCGGTCTGAATGATGTGGCTATCGGATTCAAATGGCGATTTGCAGAGATGGATGGCATCAGTTTTGCGGTAACGCCTACGCTGGCGCTGTCGACTGGCAGTGAACAGCGCGGACTGAGTAACGGCACCTACAATCCCGGGGCGGCATTGATAGGCAGTTATGCCACCGGTTCCTGGGTATGGCTGGCCAATGTCGGCATAGTCTCCAATCGCTATCGTCAGAATGAGTTGCGTGCAGCCAACCGCGCCATTATTCGCCGTGCGTCGCTTGCCGTGACGTATGCAATTGATCCTCAATGGACAGTGGTCGCCGATACCGGCATCGCGCAGAACATGCGTCGTTCCGAGCAGGGTAACCCCGCCTATTTTCTATTTGGCGCCGTCTATTCGCCGAATCAGACTATCGATCTTGATGCCGGCATCAAATTCGGACTGAAGAACGTGGGGCCATCCCGTCAGGTCGGTGTGGGACTGACTGTGCATTTCTGA
- a CDS encoding Conserved hypothetical protein, putative DNA damage-inducible DinB family protein (Evidence 4 : Homologs of previously reported genes of unknown function): protein MISPEYAQLLARYNRWMNDKMYAASEQLSDAERKADRGAFFKSIHSTLNHLVWGDAMWLARFTKGTALERSMPTTPGNVDVHAEWDALKAARIKLDDELMIWAGSLDAVWLASDFSWYSGLTKSTRNGPAWQSVTHMFNHQTHHRGQVTTLLVQQKIDLGATDLIMLPQQSDISAA, encoded by the coding sequence ATGATTTCCCCTGAATACGCGCAGTTACTGGCGCGTTACAACCGCTGGATGAACGACAAGATGTATGCCGCCAGCGAGCAGTTGAGTGATGCAGAACGCAAAGCCGATCGCGGTGCGTTTTTCAAATCGATACATTCAACCTTGAATCATCTGGTGTGGGGCGACGCGATGTGGCTGGCCCGCTTCACCAAAGGTACCGCGCTGGAAAGGTCGATGCCGACCACGCCCGGCAACGTCGATGTGCATGCCGAATGGGATGCATTGAAAGCTGCGCGTATAAAATTGGATGACGAGTTGATGATCTGGGCCGGGAGTCTGGATGCTGTATGGCTGGCCAGCGATTTTTCCTGGTACAGCGGTCTGACAAAATCCACACGCAACGGTCCTGCGTGGCAATCAGTCACGCATATGTTCAATCACCAGACGCATCATCGCGGGCAGGTAACGACCTTGCTGGTGCAGCAGAAGATTGACCTTGGCGCGACCGATTTGATCATGCTGCCGCAGCAGTCGGATATATCGGCTGCATAA
- a CDS encoding putative threonine-phosphate decarboxylase (L-threonine-O-3-phosphate decarboxylase) (Evidence 3 : Function proposed based on presence of conserved amino acid motif, structural feature or limited homology; Product type pe : putative enzyme) — protein sequence MLEHGGNLHDAVLRYGRPREEWLDLSTGINPQAYPVPQLAPDAWHRLPEPSTTLLEAAQNYYGAPQLLPVAGTQAAIQALPRLRARSRVVIAAPSYAEHSYQWRQAGHDVREVRYEQLEAALNTCDVMSLCNPNNPTGEKIAPETLLRWAEQLAARGGWLIVDEAFGDTAPAQSVAAFTSQAGLIVFRSVGKFFGLAGLRLGFVAAHADLLKQLADLLGPWTVSGPAQQIGSAALSDRAWQQAMRSQLQESGKCLQQLLASHGIASNGTPLYQYWPEARAAAFAEHMAQHGIWVRMFSHGVRIGLPADEKGWHRLQHALSAWAVSTIQQEEK from the coding sequence ATGCTTGAGCATGGCGGCAATCTGCACGATGCAGTCCTGCGTTACGGCCGGCCGCGCGAAGAGTGGCTGGATCTGTCTACCGGCATCAATCCGCAAGCCTATCCGGTACCGCAGCTGGCACCGGATGCATGGCATCGTCTGCCGGAGCCGAGTACGACTTTGCTGGAAGCTGCGCAGAATTATTACGGTGCGCCGCAGTTATTGCCGGTTGCCGGTACGCAGGCGGCGATACAGGCATTGCCGCGCTTGCGTGCACGCAGTCGGGTCGTGATCGCGGCGCCTTCGTATGCGGAGCACAGTTATCAATGGCGACAGGCCGGACATGATGTGCGTGAAGTTCGTTACGAGCAGCTGGAGGCGGCACTAAACACATGCGATGTGATGTCGCTCTGCAACCCGAATAACCCGACCGGCGAGAAAATCGCACCGGAGACATTGCTGCGCTGGGCTGAGCAACTGGCGGCACGCGGCGGCTGGCTGATCGTCGATGAGGCATTTGGCGATACTGCGCCGGCACAAAGCGTGGCGGCCTTTACCTCGCAGGCCGGCTTGATCGTGTTCCGCTCGGTGGGCAAATTTTTCGGCCTGGCCGGATTGCGTTTAGGTTTTGTTGCGGCACATGCGGATTTACTGAAACAGTTGGCCGACTTGCTGGGACCGTGGACAGTCAGCGGCCCGGCGCAGCAGATTGGCAGTGCCGCCTTATCGGATCGGGCATGGCAGCAGGCCATGCGTAGTCAATTGCAAGAGAGCGGTAAGTGTTTGCAGCAACTGCTGGCCTCGCATGGCATTGCATCGAACGGCACGCCCTTGTATCAGTATTGGCCGGAAGCACGTGCTGCAGCATTCGCGGAACATATGGCGCAGCATGGTATCTGGGTAAGAATGTTTTCACATGGTGTACGCATCGGTTTGCCGGCGGATGAAAAAGGCTGGCACAGATTGCAGCATGCATTGAGTGCATGGGCTGTCTCCACTATTCAACAGGAAGAAAAATGA
- a CDS encoding putative Cobalamin binding protein BtuF (Evidence 3 : Function proposed based on presence of conserved amino acid motif, structural feature or limited homology; Product type pt : putative transporter): MKSCFVFALSLLALQAHATISVQDDAGNTVLVSQPAQRIISLAPHATELIFAAGGGDRIVGTVGYSDYPAAALKIARVGNHQQIDIERIIALKPDLLVVWLHGNSERQLEHLRKLGIPFYYSEPKKLSDIPDSVQRLGKLMGTEQQAEKTAAAERAELTRLRTQYSNRAPVRTFYQVWGKPVYTLNGEHIMSDVFRLCGGENVFAKLSVTAPTVSVESVLLENPEAMFTGGRKEKKTAGLEMWEQYPNLLAVKNGNLFPIDGDLLNRAGPRLIEGAAAVCEKLELARSRRTVKRSVLP, encoded by the coding sequence ATGAAATCTTGTTTCGTATTCGCCTTGTCGCTGCTCGCCTTGCAGGCGCATGCAACGATCAGCGTGCAGGATGATGCCGGCAATACGGTGCTCGTAAGTCAGCCGGCGCAACGCATTATTTCGCTAGCACCGCATGCGACTGAACTGATCTTTGCGGCGGGTGGCGGCGACCGTATTGTGGGCACGGTCGGATACAGCGACTACCCGGCTGCCGCGCTGAAGATTGCGCGTGTGGGCAATCATCAGCAAATCGATATAGAACGCATCATCGCGCTCAAGCCGGATTTGCTGGTGGTCTGGTTGCATGGCAACTCGGAACGTCAGCTTGAGCATTTACGCAAACTCGGCATTCCTTTCTATTACAGCGAACCGAAGAAGCTGAGCGATATTCCGGATAGCGTGCAGCGTCTCGGGAAATTGATGGGTACGGAACAGCAGGCAGAAAAAACGGCGGCTGCCGAACGTGCGGAATTGACGCGTCTGCGCACGCAATACAGCAATCGCGCTCCGGTGCGCACCTTTTATCAGGTCTGGGGCAAGCCGGTATATACGCTCAATGGCGAACACATCATGAGCGATGTATTCCGCTTGTGCGGCGGCGAAAATGTATTCGCCAAACTGTCGGTCACCGCTCCGACTGTCAGCGTCGAATCCGTGCTGCTGGAGAATCCGGAGGCGATGTTCACCGGCGGACGCAAGGAGAAAAAGACAGCCGGCCTGGAAATGTGGGAACAGTATCCGAATCTGCTTGCCGTCAAAAACGGCAATCTGTTTCCGATCGACGGCGATTTGCTCAATCGTGCCGGGCCGCGGTTGATAGAAGGTGCAGCCGCAGTATGCGAAAAACTGGAACTTGCACGTAGTCGCCGTACTGTAAAACGATCGGTACTGCCGTGA
- the panC gene encoding Pantoate--beta-alanine ligase (Pantothenate synthetase) (Pantoate-activating enzyme) (Evidence 2a : Function of homologous gene experimentally demonstrated in an other organism; PubMedId : 11669627; Product type e : enzyme), producing the protein MKIISCIEELRDHLRGQLRTAFVPTMGNLHDGHLSLMRLARKHGDPVVASIFVNRLQFGPNEDFDRYPRTFQADVEKLEKEGVYILFAPTEKDLYPEPQEFRVQPPNDLGNTLEGEFRPGFFSGVTTIVLKLFSCVQPSVAVFGKKDYQQLMIVRNMSKQFALPTEIIAAETYRAEDGLALSSRNMYLSAEERAEAPALFKSLNAVANEVRSGHLDIFQLERQAMADLSQRGWKPDYISIRKRSNLQPPSAGDMAQGEKLVVLAAAKLGATRLIDNLEI; encoded by the coding sequence ATGAAGATCATTTCCTGCATTGAAGAATTGCGCGACCATTTGCGCGGCCAGCTGCGTACCGCCTTCGTTCCGACCATGGGCAATCTGCACGACGGCCATCTGTCGCTGATGCGACTGGCGCGCAAGCATGGCGATCCGGTCGTCGCATCGATCTTTGTCAATCGCCTGCAGTTCGGACCTAACGAAGATTTCGACAGATACCCGCGCACATTCCAGGCTGACGTCGAGAAACTGGAAAAGGAAGGCGTCTACATCCTGTTCGCGCCGACGGAAAAAGATCTGTATCCGGAGCCGCAGGAATTCCGTGTGCAACCGCCGAATGATCTGGGCAATACGCTGGAAGGTGAATTCCGCCCCGGATTTTTCAGCGGCGTGACCACCATCGTATTGAAACTGTTCTCCTGCGTGCAGCCGAGCGTCGCCGTGTTCGGCAAAAAGGATTATCAGCAGTTGATGATCGTGCGCAATATGTCCAAGCAGTTCGCCCTGCCGACCGAAATTATCGCGGCCGAAACCTATCGCGCCGAGGACGGTCTGGCGCTGTCTTCACGAAATATGTATTTATCCGCTGAAGAACGCGCAGAAGCACCGGCGCTGTTCAAGAGTTTGAACGCGGTCGCCAACGAAGTGCGCAGCGGACATCTGGATATTTTTCAGCTGGAACGGCAGGCAATGGCCGATCTGAGCCAGCGTGGCTGGAAGCCGGATTACATCTCGATCCGCAAACGCAGCAATCTGCAGCCACCATCGGCCGGCGATATGGCGCAAGGCGAAAAGCTGGTAGTGCTCGCCGCCGCCAAATTGGGTGCCACACGCCTGATCGACAACCTGGAAATCTGA
- a CDS encoding putative Cobyrinic acid a,c-diamide synthase (Evidence 3 : Function proposed based on presence of conserved amino acid motif, structural feature or limited homology; Product type pe : putative enzyme): protein MPVIVIANPKGGVGKSTFATNLAGYFAAQGHKVMLGDVDAQQSSRSWLALRPASLPAIHAWEIEDGHVAKPPKGTTHIVLDTPAGFSGKRFEKVMQIADKVVVPLQPSIFDILATQEFLQKLQQIKGKFDLGVLGMRVNGRTRAADQLTKYVNGLGIPVLGFLRDTQNYVQLAANGATLWDVAPSRVEKDFEQWQGLLKWIEKK from the coding sequence ATGCCAGTCATCGTCATCGCCAATCCGAAAGGAGGCGTGGGGAAGAGTACGTTTGCCACCAATCTTGCCGGTTATTTTGCAGCGCAGGGGCACAAGGTCATGCTGGGCGACGTCGATGCCCAGCAATCGTCGCGCTCATGGCTGGCATTGCGGCCCGCATCGCTACCGGCGATCCATGCCTGGGAAATTGAAGATGGCCACGTCGCCAAGCCGCCGAAAGGAACCACGCACATCGTGCTGGATACGCCGGCCGGTTTCAGCGGCAAGCGTTTCGAGAAAGTAATGCAGATTGCCGACAAGGTGGTCGTTCCTTTGCAGCCGTCGATCTTCGATATTCTGGCGACGCAGGAATTTCTGCAAAAGCTGCAGCAAATCAAGGGAAAATTCGATCTTGGCGTGCTGGGCATGCGCGTCAACGGCCGTACGCGTGCAGCCGATCAGTTGACGAAATACGTGAATGGACTTGGTATTCCGGTACTCGGTTTTCTGCGCGATACGCAAAACTACGTGCAGCTCGCTGCAAATGGCGCCACGTTGTGGGATGTTGCACCTTCCCGCGTAGAAAAAGATTTTGAACAATGGCAGGGTTTGTTGAAGTGGATTGAGAAAAAATGA